Proteins from a single region of Belliella baltica DSM 15883:
- a CDS encoding BT4734/BF3469 family protein produces the protein MLRQYYTGETVLSLSGRDCKPAKNPFNADKPTLIVKVVDGCATHTDSEEAIAQGNVFDFAALHFSLEGQALLDKLNEELHLRIGKQQGFYAQAESQPTVALPEIVKPAAPVFSYFNKPVTNVTPSRQASLVEVYHLIKGNEFASCTSTLRNIPGPKEARKYKAQNFDYVTFSGTFSKRNDANLQRYSGLLTIDFDHIQDIPSLKVALLNDHYFETELLFVSPSGDGLKWVIPIDLTQAKHQDYFKAVANYVSHTYQLEIDQSGKDISRACFLPHDSEIFINPKYL, from the coding sequence GTGTTGCGGCAATACTATACTGGTGAAACAGTCCTTTCCCTTTCGGGAAGGGACTGCAAGCCCGCAAAGAATCCTTTCAATGCGGACAAACCAACCTTGATAGTAAAAGTCGTTGACGGTTGTGCTACGCACACCGATTCAGAAGAAGCCATTGCACAAGGCAATGTCTTTGATTTTGCAGCACTGCATTTCAGCCTCGAAGGTCAAGCCCTTCTCGACAAGCTGAATGAAGAATTGCATTTGCGCATCGGTAAGCAACAGGGTTTTTACGCTCAGGCAGAATCGCAACCTACGGTTGCTCTACCTGAAATAGTCAAACCGGCTGCGCCAGTTTTCAGCTATTTCAATAAGCCTGTCACCAACGTAACACCAAGTCGGCAAGCCTCCTTGGTTGAGGTGTACCACCTTATCAAAGGCAATGAATTTGCTTCGTGTACAAGTACACTCCGCAACATTCCCGGACCAAAGGAAGCCAGAAAGTACAAGGCTCAAAATTTCGATTATGTGACCTTCTCAGGCACTTTCTCAAAGAGAAATGATGCAAACCTTCAAAGATATTCAGGTTTGCTCACAATCGATTTTGACCACATTCAGGACATTCCTTCACTCAAGGTAGCACTACTCAACGACCACTACTTTGAAACGGAGCTATTGTTTGTATCTCCTTCAGGTGATGGCCTCAAATGGGTAATTCCAATCGACTTGACGCAGGCAAAACACCAGGACTATTTCAAGGCAGTGGCAAACTACGTTTCCCACACCTACCAACTCGAAATAGACCAATCCGGAAAGGACATTTCAAGAGCCTGTTTCCTTCCACATGATTCAGAAATATTCATCAATCCTAAATACTTGTAG
- a CDS encoding DUF6617 family protein — protein sequence MSASLEIYNRILFLDLRPWLLSGVSELKFKQDLNDLPKVFYQTQPQFEISFSKALSNKRKYFQALIDSAAIEYLNFIHKNVGESINANARKYHVHMALTRTLNEKLREIAQVIQEQNYTPEQYDPQFGALKGNNTASDGAFILFYLKHQLVRLFMEVQECYPEQLKEVPLTEDDIYLTYFNHTAPNPSHVSEAVPIQIASPSNPKAIPQAAKPFKALTNDFRDTSKGILSYVAIIKTPTRFASFEESLFQNGYIDENYKFVDKHGMKNEMAAIYHQLINKGYFHQRTFQPTKQIKDVDIRKFLDHRYQANLDKQFRTYRQNPEQLAEYIDSQYWLTKLPLG from the coding sequence ATGAGCGCATCTTTAGAAATATACAACCGCATTCTGTTTCTCGATCTTCGCCCGTGGTTATTGTCGGGAGTTTCAGAACTGAAGTTCAAGCAAGATTTAAACGACCTTCCAAAGGTTTTTTACCAGACACAGCCACAGTTTGAAATATCCTTTTCAAAGGCTCTTAGCAACAAGCGAAAGTATTTCCAGGCATTGATAGATTCAGCAGCAATAGAATACCTAAACTTCATTCACAAAAATGTAGGCGAAAGTATCAATGCCAATGCAAGGAAATACCATGTACATATGGCGCTAACTAGAACTCTCAACGAAAAGCTCCGAGAGATTGCACAAGTTATTCAAGAACAGAACTACACTCCCGAACAATACGACCCGCAGTTTGGGGCGTTGAAAGGGAATAACACTGCCAGTGATGGAGCTTTCATTCTATTCTATCTAAAGCACCAGCTTGTTCGTTTATTCATGGAAGTTCAAGAATGCTATCCGGAGCAGCTAAAGGAAGTACCGCTTACGGAAGACGATATTTATCTGACTTACTTTAATCACACTGCACCAAATCCATCACATGTTTCAGAAGCAGTGCCAATACAAATAGCAAGTCCTTCAAACCCAAAAGCAATACCACAAGCAGCTAAGCCTTTTAAGGCACTTACCAATGACTTTAGAGATACGAGTAAAGGCATTCTTTCTTATGTAGCCATCATAAAAACTCCTACTCGTTTTGCCAGCTTCGAAGAGTCACTTTTTCAAAACGGGTACATTGATGAGAACTACAAGTTTGTTGACAAGCATGGCATGAAAAATGAAATGGCTGCCATTTACCACCAGTTGATCAATAAAGGCTATTTCCATCAGCGAACCTTCCAACCAACCAAGCAAATAAAAGATGTTGATATTCGGAAGTTCCTTGACCACCGCTATCAAGCAAATCTTGACAAGCAGTTCAGAACCTACCGACAAAACCCGGAACAATTAGCCGAATACATCGATTCTCAGTACTGGTTGACCAAATTACCCCTCGGTTAA
- a CDS encoding site-specific integrase: MKVTLRQRNQGGKTSLYLDYYNKGKRKTEYLNLYLEPNPKTKEQKEINKKTQQLAETIRAQRQIEIQNGTYGFRDSEKLKGSFTAYLQLLANKRKDSAGNYGNWDSMIKHFKKFMPQDISFEFVNREFVQDFKEYLDKKAIAHGVQKLSQNSKYSYFNKFRAALKQAVKDGIIPHNPAEGAEAFKQGEPEREFLTLEELQAAANTECENTQLKTAFIFSCLTGLRWSDINKLLWSEVQHSNDRGYYIRFRQKKTKGAETLPISEQAVGLLGERQDKDERVFKGLKYSAWHNLKLQQWMMKAGISKTITFHCARHTYATLQLTAGTDIYTVSKLLGHRELKTTQVYAKIIDDKKKEAANKIKLNL, translated from the coding sequence ATGAAAGTAACACTCAGACAAAGGAACCAGGGCGGAAAGACCAGCCTGTACCTTGATTATTACAACAAGGGCAAAAGGAAAACAGAATACCTAAATCTCTACCTAGAGCCTAACCCGAAAACTAAGGAGCAAAAGGAAATCAATAAGAAGACCCAGCAATTGGCTGAAACCATCCGAGCGCAAAGGCAGATTGAAATTCAAAACGGCACTTACGGTTTTCGTGACAGTGAAAAACTAAAAGGGAGTTTCACTGCCTACCTGCAACTGCTTGCCAATAAACGCAAGGACAGCGCAGGAAATTACGGGAATTGGGATAGCATGATCAAGCATTTCAAGAAGTTCATGCCTCAAGACATTTCTTTTGAATTTGTGAATCGAGAGTTCGTGCAGGACTTCAAAGAATACCTGGACAAAAAGGCCATAGCCCATGGAGTGCAGAAGCTATCTCAAAATTCCAAATACTCCTATTTTAACAAGTTTCGGGCTGCCTTGAAGCAAGCCGTAAAGGATGGCATCATACCGCATAATCCCGCTGAAGGTGCAGAAGCATTTAAACAAGGAGAGCCGGAAAGAGAATTTTTGACACTGGAAGAACTGCAAGCAGCTGCGAATACCGAATGTGAAAACACCCAATTGAAAACGGCATTCATATTTTCTTGCCTTACAGGGTTGCGCTGGTCAGACATAAATAAACTTTTATGGTCCGAAGTACAACATTCAAATGATCGGGGTTACTACATCCGATTCAGACAGAAGAAAACCAAAGGAGCAGAAACACTCCCAATCTCAGAACAAGCCGTTGGCTTGCTTGGCGAACGCCAAGATAAAGACGAGCGAGTGTTTAAAGGATTGAAATACTCAGCATGGCACAACTTGAAATTGCAACAATGGATGATGAAGGCAGGAATATCCAAAACCATTACCTTTCATTGCGCCCGGCATACCTATGCTACCTTGCAGCTTACGGCAGGAACAGACATTTACACAGTTTCAAAGCTCTTAGGCCATAGGGAATTGAAAACTACCCAAGTCTATGCGAAAATCATTGACGACAAGAAGAAGGAAGCAGCCAACAAAATCAAACTGAACTTATGA
- the mnmE gene encoding tRNA uridine-5-carboxymethylaminomethyl(34) synthesis GTPase MnmE, whose protein sequence is MFSLHEKEDTIVALATPQGVGAIAVIRLSGKDAIRICNQVFKGKDLEKQDSHTIHFGTIRDGERIIDEVLVSLFVAPKSFTKENAVEISTHGSSYIVNQVIKLLVRNGARPAKPGEFTQRAFLNGQFDLAQAEAVADLIHADSETSHQAALNQMRGGFSGEISKLRAELIHFASMIELELDFTEEDVEFASRDDLRILVEKLLRVVEQLISSFDLGNVIKNGVPTVIAGKPNAGKSTLLNALLNEEKAIVSEIAGTTRDFIEDEINIGGVIFRFIDTAGLRETTDVIESIGVSRTHEKMKTASLILYLFDLTDTNMEEINQDVEKLENLGVPFVKVANKTDKANDQFINDLNRKYPDTVFISAGQKENLDALKNRILELVNLDKFRTGNTIVTNIRHYDSLVKTRQSLLDVLEGLDNEITNDFLAMDIRRSLHYLGEITGEITTDDLLDNIFSKFCIGK, encoded by the coding sequence ATGTTCAGTTTACACGAGAAAGAAGATACGATTGTCGCATTGGCTACCCCTCAGGGTGTTGGAGCGATTGCAGTGATAAGATTATCCGGTAAGGATGCGATAAGGATTTGCAATCAAGTTTTCAAGGGAAAAGATCTGGAAAAACAAGATTCCCACACCATCCACTTTGGTACTATCCGAGATGGTGAGCGCATTATTGATGAAGTATTGGTTTCACTTTTTGTTGCCCCTAAATCCTTTACCAAGGAAAATGCGGTGGAAATCTCAACTCATGGTTCCTCTTATATCGTCAATCAAGTCATCAAACTCTTGGTAAGAAACGGGGCAAGACCCGCCAAACCAGGGGAATTTACCCAAAGGGCATTTTTAAATGGACAGTTTGATTTGGCACAGGCTGAAGCTGTAGCTGACTTGATCCACGCCGATTCAGAAACTTCTCACCAAGCCGCTTTAAATCAAATGCGAGGTGGGTTTAGTGGAGAAATCTCAAAGCTTCGTGCAGAATTGATTCACTTTGCTTCCATGATAGAGTTAGAGTTAGACTTTACCGAAGAAGATGTAGAGTTTGCCAGCAGAGATGATTTAAGAATCTTGGTAGAGAAATTACTCCGTGTGGTGGAACAGTTGATCAGTAGTTTTGACTTGGGAAATGTGATCAAAAATGGTGTTCCAACTGTAATCGCTGGTAAACCCAATGCAGGCAAGTCTACCCTACTCAATGCACTTTTGAATGAAGAAAAAGCCATAGTTTCTGAAATTGCAGGTACGACCCGTGATTTTATAGAAGATGAAATCAATATCGGCGGGGTGATATTTAGGTTTATCGATACTGCAGGTTTGCGAGAAACTACAGATGTGATTGAGTCTATTGGTGTTAGCCGTACACATGAAAAGATGAAGACAGCTTCTTTGATTCTGTACTTGTTTGATTTGACAGATACCAACATGGAAGAGATCAATCAAGATGTAGAAAAGCTAGAAAATCTAGGCGTTCCATTTGTTAAAGTAGCGAATAAGACCGATAAGGCTAATGATCAATTTATCAATGATTTAAACAGGAAATATCCGGATACAGTTTTTATATCTGCTGGACAGAAAGAGAATTTGGATGCCTTGAAAAACAGGATTTTAGAATTGGTTAATCTGGATAAATTTAGAACTGGAAATACCATCGTTACCAATATCAGGCACTACGATTCTTTGGTGAAAACACGTCAATCTTTACTTGATGTGTTGGAAGGCTTAGACAATGAAATTACAAATGATTTCTTGGCTATGGATATCCGAAGATCGCTTCATTATCTTGGCGAGATTACTGGGGAGATTACGACTGATGATTTGTTGGATAATATTTTTAGTAAGTTTTGTATCGGAAAGTAA
- a CDS encoding helix-turn-helix domain-containing protein: MSSNIEIPKICQHCGESFIAKTTVTQFCSHTCASRNYKKRKRDAKLQEVAPVSHQRLEFQEDQLGSKDFLSIEETCKLLGASRMTIYRQIKSGTIKAAKLGRRTIIRRTEIDKLFQA; encoded by the coding sequence GTGAGCAGCAACATTGAGATACCGAAGATCTGTCAGCACTGTGGTGAGTCATTCATCGCAAAGACTACGGTTACCCAATTCTGTAGCCATACTTGTGCATCCCGAAATTATAAAAAGCGCAAGCGGGATGCTAAGCTACAAGAAGTCGCTCCTGTCTCCCACCAACGTTTAGAGTTCCAAGAAGATCAGTTAGGAAGCAAAGACTTTCTAAGCATCGAAGAAACCTGCAAGCTACTTGGAGCAAGTCGCATGACTATCTACCGTCAAATCAAGTCCGGCACAATCAAAGCGGCCAAACTTGGTAGACGAACCATAATAAGGAGAACCGAAATCGATAAACTGTTTCAGGCATGA
- a CDS encoding thioredoxin family protein — MKRLSVLLFFGLILSFNAFGQEKINWMTFEEASAATQNNPKMILVDVYTDWCGWCKKMDKETFTDDQVIAYVNDNFYAVKLHAEKEDRKFTFKGKEYTEASMAKTMRVTSYPNFVIMDATMENITQLPGYRQPQPFIDGLEGIVKRFTK; from the coding sequence ATGAAAAGATTGAGTGTTTTATTATTCTTCGGATTGATTTTATCATTTAATGCCTTTGGACAGGAGAAAATCAATTGGATGACTTTTGAGGAGGCCTCTGCTGCGACGCAGAACAATCCCAAAATGATCTTAGTGGATGTATATACTGATTGGTGTGGGTGGTGTAAAAAAATGGATAAAGAGACATTTACTGATGATCAAGTCATTGCCTATGTTAATGACAATTTTTATGCAGTAAAGCTTCATGCAGAAAAAGAAGACCGAAAATTTACTTTTAAAGGTAAAGAATATACTGAAGCAAGTATGGCCAAAACAATGCGGGTTACCTCCTACCCTAACTTTGTGATCATGGATGCCACTATGGAGAATATTACCCAATTGCCAGGATATAGACAGCCACAGCCTTTTATTGATGGATTGGAAGGCATTGTGAAGCGTTTTACCAAATAA
- a CDS encoding helix-turn-helix domain-containing protein — protein MDEILKRLENLQRLIESQGIYSKEVLNFNEACQYLELSQSHLYKLTSAGNVPHYKPNGKKLYFKRTELENWLLRNRSMSAEEVEQQAADYLIKKGRVKL, from the coding sequence ATGGACGAAATATTAAAACGTCTCGAAAATCTCCAACGCCTAATCGAGAGCCAGGGGATTTACAGTAAGGAAGTATTAAACTTCAATGAAGCATGCCAGTATTTAGAGCTGTCTCAATCACACCTCTATAAACTGACAAGTGCGGGTAATGTACCGCACTATAAGCCAAACGGTAAGAAGCTCTACTTCAAAAGAACAGAGTTAGAGAACTGGTTGCTTCGCAACCGCTCTATGTCTGCTGAAGAAGTAGAACAGCAAGCAGCGGATTACTTAATCAAAAAAGGGAGAGTAAAGCTATGA
- a CDS encoding helix-turn-helix domain-containing protein: MTEIIELILSLSQEIKTIKAYLQHYHKSRLENFKEEWIDGQDVMQTLHISKRTLQSLRDNGVLPYSRINGKFYYKVSDIEKMLETNYQPSKSVGHGSK, translated from the coding sequence ATGACAGAGATTATTGAACTAATCCTGTCACTCTCACAGGAGATTAAGACCATAAAAGCATACCTGCAGCACTACCATAAATCACGCTTAGAGAATTTTAAAGAAGAGTGGATTGATGGGCAGGATGTGATGCAAACGCTGCATATCAGCAAGAGAACCCTCCAATCCCTGCGGGATAATGGAGTGTTGCCTTACAGCCGAATCAATGGCAAATTCTACTACAAAGTTTCGGACATCGAAAAGATGCTTGAAACCAACTACCAACCTTCAAAATCTGTAGGTCATGGAAGTAAGTAG
- a CDS encoding helix-turn-helix domain-containing protein — translation MHFGEHIRELRESKELLQRQLAASLEIDTPMFSKIERGDRRAKREQVLILAELLEADVNDLLTAWLADQVHDLVKDEEVAAAALQSVIDELKKDKK, via the coding sequence ATGCACTTTGGTGAACATATTCGGGAGTTAAGGGAAAGCAAGGAACTTTTACAACGACAGTTAGCTGCCAGTCTTGAAATAGACACTCCCATGTTTAGTAAGATTGAACGGGGAGACAGACGTGCAAAGCGAGAACAGGTGCTCATTTTGGCAGAATTACTTGAAGCTGATGTAAATGATCTTCTCACGGCTTGGCTTGCAGATCAGGTACATGACCTTGTTAAGGACGAAGAAGTGGCAGCTGCTGCCCTTCAATCAGTAATAGATGAACTCAAGAAAGATAAGAAATAA
- a CDS encoding DUF3987 domain-containing protein, which yields MERKTFNPQDWLNQPTPQPKVTEQQTFNTDSQPDEVERIIQSIEANRTDITSTYSDWVNIGFAFSDEFGENGRTLFHRVSQFYPGYSAPECDKQFDNCLKSKGHGVSLKTFFYLAKDAGIDIAPPRSEKQDQRTFKSEKLNGSQSEYYQPVKEEPEQMPTLPDSLFPELPEFLQKVVAVATSNEERDILLLGSLGALSACLPKVSGIYDGKRVFPNLFLFITAQASAGKGRLVHCRQLVNPIHKELREQAKLHKQHYELEMAEYNSKKGKEEGIEKPAKPPEKMLFIPANNSSTGAYQLLGDSDGKGLIFETEGDTLAHAFKSDYGNYSDGFRKAFHHETISYYRRTDREFVDIESPCLSTVLSGTPKQVSALIPNAENGLFSRFIFYFMNVRPVWKNVFASQTDNGLDDYFEALGNEFYELYKVIMQDEPRQFYLTADQQEQFNQFFGQIQGKYMNLQGLDYMATIRRLGLIAYRICMIFSALRIMEMRHIKYDKNIGAFDSTTGEILSKSCQTGDTSHKLICEERDFQASLSMVKVLVKHSSKVFGELPQEEPKPSRMNKKEKFLYALPHTFNRQKYLEVAKAMNIPAKTAEGYITAFAKSGLVHRESQDNYINTTLEEVKDSKDAEDL from the coding sequence ATGGAAAGAAAAACATTCAATCCGCAGGATTGGCTTAATCAGCCAACCCCGCAACCGAAAGTTACAGAGCAACAAACTTTCAATACAGATTCTCAACCAGACGAAGTAGAACGCATCATCCAAAGCATTGAGGCCAACCGAACAGACATTACCTCCACGTATAGCGATTGGGTAAATATCGGATTTGCTTTCTCAGATGAGTTTGGAGAAAATGGCCGCACCCTATTTCATAGGGTTAGCCAGTTTTATCCAGGCTATTCCGCCCCGGAGTGCGACAAGCAATTTGACAATTGCTTGAAATCAAAAGGTCATGGCGTTTCACTAAAGACCTTTTTCTACCTCGCCAAAGATGCAGGAATTGACATAGCACCTCCACGGTCAGAAAAACAGGATCAACGAACTTTCAAAAGTGAAAAGTTGAATGGTAGTCAATCTGAATACTACCAGCCCGTGAAGGAGGAACCTGAACAAATGCCAACCCTTCCAGATTCCTTGTTTCCTGAACTTCCTGAATTTCTGCAAAAGGTTGTGGCGGTTGCCACTTCCAATGAGGAAAGAGATATTCTCCTCCTCGGTTCCCTCGGAGCTCTAAGCGCATGTTTGCCCAAAGTATCGGGCATCTATGATGGCAAACGAGTATTCCCAAATCTATTCCTATTCATTACCGCTCAGGCATCTGCAGGAAAAGGCCGATTGGTGCATTGCCGCCAATTAGTCAATCCCATTCATAAAGAATTGAGGGAACAAGCCAAACTCCACAAACAACACTATGAATTGGAAATGGCAGAATACAACTCGAAGAAGGGCAAGGAAGAAGGTATCGAGAAACCAGCCAAACCACCTGAAAAGATGCTTTTCATTCCGGCCAATAACAGTTCAACAGGAGCTTACCAATTGTTAGGTGACAGTGATGGAAAAGGGCTAATTTTCGAGACCGAAGGTGATACTTTAGCCCATGCCTTCAAAAGTGATTACGGAAACTACAGTGACGGCTTTAGAAAAGCCTTTCACCATGAAACCATTTCCTACTATCGCAGAACCGACCGTGAGTTTGTGGACATAGAAAGCCCTTGCCTTTCAACTGTCCTTTCAGGAACGCCAAAACAAGTTTCGGCTTTGATACCCAACGCTGAAAACGGCTTATTCAGCCGTTTCATATTCTATTTTATGAACGTGCGCCCGGTATGGAAAAATGTATTTGCCAGTCAAACGGATAACGGATTGGACGATTACTTTGAAGCCCTGGGCAATGAGTTCTATGAACTCTACAAAGTCATCATGCAGGATGAACCCCGTCAGTTCTACCTTACAGCAGACCAGCAGGAACAATTCAACCAGTTCTTCGGGCAGATACAGGGAAAGTACATGAATCTTCAAGGGTTGGACTATATGGCCACTATCAGAAGATTAGGTTTAATTGCTTACCGAATCTGCATGATATTCTCCGCTTTGCGGATCATGGAAATGCGCCACATTAAATACGATAAAAATATTGGCGCATTCGACAGCACCACTGGAGAGATATTATCCAAAAGCTGTCAAACAGGCGACACTTCCCATAAGCTGATTTGTGAAGAAAGGGATTTTCAAGCTTCGCTTTCAATGGTCAAAGTACTGGTGAAGCATTCCAGTAAAGTGTTTGGAGAACTTCCACAAGAAGAGCCTAAGCCGTCTCGCATGAATAAGAAGGAGAAGTTTCTGTATGCCTTGCCACACACCTTCAACCGTCAGAAGTATCTCGAAGTAGCAAAGGCCATGAACATTCCGGCAAAGACAGCTGAAGGCTATATCACCGCTTTTGCCAAATCGGGATTGGTTCACCGTGAATCTCAGGACAATTATATCAACACCACACTTGAGGAAGTTAAGGATTCTAAGGATGCTGAGGACTTATGA
- a CDS encoding metal-dependent transcriptional regulator, with product MIKLTHAEENYLKAIYQLSDAGKKGVSTNDISGEMNTKPASVSDMLRKLGEKEVIEYRKYYGVHITEEGKILALRTIRKQRLWEVFLVDKLRFSWDEVADVANELVHVQSPILIQRLDEYLGFPKFDPHGDPIPDEYGDVRSRPRLPLNEIELNGTGQIVAVNDKSAAFLRYLDKVGAYIGARIKVLEKVEFDGSIEILVDNKKTIFMSKDVAGNILVML from the coding sequence ATGATTAAATTGACACACGCGGAAGAGAATTATTTGAAGGCCATTTACCAACTTTCTGATGCTGGCAAGAAGGGTGTTTCCACAAATGACATCTCCGGAGAAATGAACACCAAGCCTGCTTCGGTGAGTGATATGCTTCGGAAACTTGGCGAAAAAGAGGTGATAGAATACCGAAAATACTACGGTGTTCACATTACAGAAGAAGGAAAAATACTAGCTTTGAGAACGATCAGAAAGCAAAGGTTATGGGAAGTTTTCCTAGTGGATAAACTCAGATTTTCTTGGGACGAAGTGGCCGATGTAGCCAATGAATTGGTGCATGTTCAGTCCCCTATTTTGATCCAAAGACTGGATGAATATTTGGGCTTTCCGAAGTTCGATCCACACGGCGATCCGATACCTGATGAGTATGGTGATGTCCGTTCTCGTCCCCGTCTTCCACTTAACGAAATTGAGCTAAACGGAACTGGTCAGATCGTCGCTGTCAATGACAAAAGCGCTGCCTTTTTGAGATACTTGGATAAGGTCGGAGCTTACATTGGTGCAAGGATAAAAGTCTTGGAAAAAGTAGAGTTTGACGGTTCTATAGAAATCCTTGTTGACAACAAAAAAACGATCTTTATGTCGAAGGATGTGGCGGGGAATATATTGGTGATGCTTTAA